ACGCTCGTACTCACCCTCGATCACGTTCGGGCGATGGCCGCCATCGCGCGGCTGGGCCTGGAACGGGTCATCCTGGAACGCACGCTGGCGCAGGGTTTGCTCTTCGGCACGGCGGCGCAGCTTGCCGGCCACCAGGCGGCGGGTGAACGGCAACAGGCACAGCACCCCCAGCACGTCGCTGATGAAGCCTGGCAGCAGCAGCAGGCCACCACCGACAGCCAGCATCAGCCCCTGGAACATGTCCTCGGCGGGCAGTTCGCCGCGCTGCAGGCTTTCACGGGCACGCAGAGCGGTGGCCAGGCCGGCCACGCGCATCACCAACACGCCCAGGGCGGAACCGGCGATGATCAGCAGCAGCGCCGGGAAGAAACCGATGGCGGCGCTGACCTTGACGAAGACGAACAGCTCCAGCACCGGAAAAATCAGAAACAGCAATAGAAAAGCACGCATCAAGCATTCCTCGACGGAAGAGAATCTTCCTATTAGGCCTTCAGATGGATGCGTGCCCTCGCGTTTTCAACCCTCGCCTTCATCCGCTACCGGCCATTGGTCGGCGCGGGCCAGCTGCACCAGGGCTTCGCGCACTTGTGTCGGGGTGTTGCAAGTGTTTGGGAAGGCCAACCAGTAGATACCCTGACCGATACGCAGATGCATGCCTTCGCTATCGATACCCACCATGTGCGCCGAATGCGGTAACCCCGCCAGTTCCACATAATGTGCGATAGCGTTGGCATGGTCACTGTTCATGTGCCCGATCATGCTTTCTTCGACCTGCCCAGCGAAGGGATTGGCCAGGGTGACCTGGTCGAGCCAGTGGATCGCCCCGAAGCCGCCAATGTAGCGATGACGCACCGGTTGCAGCACCCAGAAATCGAAATCGTGGGCCTTGTGGTAGTTGGCCGACTCGGGGAAGTACCGGTAGTAGCGTGCCGCCGCCGCTTCGATGGCCGCCTCGTCGGTCAGCTTGCGCGCTTCGGCCATGACCGTCAGGCGACCGACCGCCTGGACATCCTCGGCGTCACGCTCCCCCACCAGCAGCGAACACTTGGGGTCTTTCTGCAAGTTGTGGGTGTGCTGGGCGATACGGCTGATGAGGATCAGCGGATGCCCCTGGGCATCCAGGCAGTACGGAACCACGGAACCGAAGGGGTAGCCGGGCATGGATTTGGAGTGGGTCGAGAGCACGCCGCGGTATTCCTTGAGCAGCAGTTCCCGGGCGGGGCGAAGGGCGTTGGTACTCACTGGCGTAGGCTCCTGGCAGTGATTCGATGGATGACAAGATAAGCATTATCACCCTCCCCTGCCACTGGGGCTGTCATGTAGGAACGGCTTCAGCCGCGATGCGGGCAACGCGGTGCCTGGCCCCCGCTTTGCGGGTGATCGCGGCTAAAGCCGCTCCTACAGGCGTCGTGTCAGATCAATGGGAGAGGTGTTTCGTCCAGGGTGGGCGGAAAACTACCAGGTAACGCCGAACCCAGCGGTATAGCGCGTCTTGTCCAGATCACTGTCCCGAGTGCCCTTGATCAGGTCCTTCTCGGCCTTGAGGTTGAGCGAAGCCCATTCGGTGACCTTGTAGCGCAGGCCCATCTCGGCATCCAGCGCGTAGTCGGCAACGGTCCCCAGCGGCTTGCCGAACTCGCCGTTGGTGAAGAACTCCACCCGCTTGCCGATCAGGTAGCGGTTGTAGTCCCACTTCACGGCGGCGGAATAGAAGTTATCCTTGCCACCGTCGCGGTATTCGAAATCGGTGCGGTTGATCAGCGACCCCAGGGAGAACGCACCCAGTTCGTCGTCCCAGAACTGATAACCCGGGCCGGTACCGACGGTGCGCTGGCGGGCGAGGTCCTCGATCTGGTCACGCTTGTACTCCAGGCGCCCTTGCCAGAACCACTTGTCGGTGATGAAGCGGTCCAGGGCGTACTCGGCGCTCCAGTTGTTGGTGGTGGTGACTTCGTCCTTGGTCTCGCGGTTGTACTCGCCTTCGGCATGGTGCCGCCAGCGGCCATGGCGGGCGGTGGTCTTGAAGCTGACGTCGTAGTCGTCGCTGTTGGTTTCGGCGCGCTTGTAGTCCATCGCCACGTCGACATTGCCTTTCCACAGGAAGTCCTCGACCAGCGGCCGTGGCTTCATGATCTGCTCGATACTGGCCAGCTCGACGGTCCTGGGCGCCTCACCGTTGGCCAGGGTCACCTTGCCGGGTTCCGCGGCCTTGAGCGACTTGGCTTTCTCACCACTGTAGGCGTCCTGCTTGACCAGCAGTTCCTGGTCGCTTTCCAGCGTCTTGACCTGCTTCCAGTCCAGGGCGATCGAGCCGCCGTAAGGCGTCTCCAGCAACAGCTTGCCGCCGTCGAAGACCTTGATCTTGCCGCTGAGCCGGTCTCCGTTCTTCATCCACACGGTATCGGCGAGCGCCGGGGCGCAGAGGGAGGCGGCGATGAGGCACAGCAAGGTTCTAGAATACATAAGCGGACTACAGGTTCGATTTGGCGAAAAAAGCCGGGCATTATCCGGATCGACACGACTTGAGCAAGGACAGACCGAGGTCATGCCGACGAGTTCAATTCTCATTACCCACCGCCGTTCATCCGTTTTCATCCACAGGTCAGGAGTCGTCTGATGCCCAGCGACACACCCCTCAGCCACGAAAATGCCGAGGCCCGACGAACGGCCCTGTATTCGGTGTTGGGGCAAGTCCCACCGGGCAAGGTGGTCAGCTATGGCCAACTCGCCGAGCTGGCGGGGCTTGGCCGCGCGGCGCGCTGGGTCGGTCGCACCCTCGGGCAACTGCCCGCCGACACCCGCCTGCCTTGGCATCGGGTGCTGGGTGCTGGCGGGCGCTTGAGCCTGGCCCTGGGCACGCCATCTGGCGACGAACAACGCGCCCGATTGCGCGCAGAAGGCGTCAACCTGACCAATAATCGTGTGGATATGGCGCGCCATGGCTGGCGCCCGATGGAGCACAGCGGTTAGAGTGCGCGCTTTGTTTTCGCTAACTTGAGGCAGATGTTGGCCCATGCCCCGTAAAACCTGGCGCGCTGCGCTCGCTGCCTATGCCAGCCCGTCAACCTTGGTGCTTTTGCTGCTCGGATTCGCCGCCGGCCTGCCCTACATGCTGGTCTTCTCGACGCTGTCGGTGTGGTTGCGCGAGGCGGGCGTGGCCCGCGAGACCATCGGCTATGCCAGCCTGATCGGCCTGGCCTATGCGTTCAAGTGGGTGTGGTCGCCCCTGCTCGACCAGTGGCGCTTGCCGCTGCTCGGCGGCATGGGCCGTCGTCGCTCCTGGCTGCTGCTGTCGCAGGGGCTGGTGGTGGTGGGTTTGATCGGCATGGGCTTCTGCGACCCGCAAAAGCACCTGTCGTGGCTGATCGCTCTCGCCGTGCTGGTGGCTTTCGCCTCGGCCACCCAGGACATCGCCGTCGACGCCTACCGCCTGGAGATCGCCGACGACCAACGCCAGGCTGCCCTCGCCGCCAGCTACATGGCCGGCTACCGGGTTGCCGCGTTGCTGGCCACCGCCGGCGCGCTGTTCTTCGCCGAATGGTTCGGTTCCACAGGCTTCAGCTACCTGCACCAGGCCTGGACCGGCACCTACGTGCTGTTCGGCGTGCTGATGCTACCCGCACTGTTCACCACCCTGGTGATGCGCGAGCCAGCGGTGCCGCTGCGCACCCAACTGTCGGCCGCGCGTTACGGGCTGATGCACCAGCTGGTGTCGGTGTTCGTGCTGATCATCCTGCTGGTCTCGGTACCCGCCAGCTTCACCCAGATGTACAACACCGACTGGGCCAGCGTGGTGTTCGGCGACTCCAGCATGCTTGACCTGCTGCTCGAGGACCGCGCCTTCCTGCGCCTGATCCTCTACGCACTGCTGACCTGGCTGTGCCTGTCGTCGATGGGCCGTCGCGGCCTGGCGCCGGTGCTCACGCCGGTCAACGACTTCATCACCCGCTATCGTTGGCAGGCCCTGCTGCTGCTCGGGCTGATCGCCACCTACCGCATGTCCGACACGGTGATGGGCGTGATGGCCAACGTGTTCTACATCGACATGGGCTTCACCAAGGACCAGATCGCCAGCGTCAGCAAGATCTTTGGCCTGATCATGACCCTGGTCGGCGCCGGCGTCGGCGGCCTGCTGATCGTGCGCTTCGGCATCCTGCCGATCCTGTTCATCGGCGGTGCGGCCTCGGCGGCCACCAACATCCTGTTCCTGATGCTGGCCGACATGGGCCCGAATCTGGAAATGCTGGTGGTGACCATCTCGCTGGACAACTTCAGTTCCGGGCTGGCTACCTCGGCGTTCGTCGCCTACCTGTCGAGCCTGACCAACCTGAAGTTCTCGGCCACGCAGTACGCCCTGCTCAGCTCGATCATGCTGCTGTTGCCGCGCCTGATCGGCGGCTATTCAGGGGTGATGGTGGAGAAGTTCGGCTATCACGATTTCTTCCTGATCACCGCGCTTCTGGGCGTGCCGACGCTGGTGCTGATCGCCCTGCACTGGCGCCAGGAGATCGGGCGGGGAAAGCAGGCACCGGTCCAGAGCCCCGCAGCTGAACAAAGCTGATCGAAGGGGGCCATGCCCCCTTTTCGCCGGCAAGCCGGCGAACCAGGCCAACTCACTTATCGCGCGACAGCCTCTTCCCCAGGCCGCCGGCCCACCACGAACCACAGCGGCCACAGCGCCAGGGCGCCCGCCACGCCCGCGCCCAGGGCAAAGTGCATCAAGCTCGCCCCCGCCCCGAGCATCGCCAGCACCGCGCCGCCCAGCCCCAGCAAGGCGATGGTGATCATCCCCAGCATCGCCGATACCAGGCCCTTGCTCTGTTCGCTGGAGAACAGCGTCATGCGGTACAGCACCGCGTTGGCCACACCCAGGCCGAGGGCATACAGCGACATCCCGGCCACCACGCTGGGTACCGTCGGCCAGAGCCAGGTCGCCAGGAGCATCAGGCCGAGGCCCGCCAGGTAAGGCAGGAGCGCACCCCGCACCAGTGCAGGCAGCGGATAGCGATCGGCAATACGGTTGATGATCAGGTTGCCCAGGATCAGCCCGCCGAACACCGGCAGCTGCCACAAGGCGTATTCCATCCTGCTCAGGCCCTCGTCGGTGATCAGCAGCACCGGCGACAGGCCGATCCAGCCGATCAGCGGCAGGCCCACCAGCCCCAGCGCCGCGCTGCCGGCAACAAAGCGGCGGTTGGTCAGCAGCTGGCCGTAGCCGGCCAGCAAAGGCAGCAGGTGGATCGGCGTGAACGGCAGGCGCGAGCCGTCGCGGCGCTCCACCCCCAGGGTTTCAGGCATCAGCCGGTACAGCAGTACCCAGCACAACACCGCGCCTGCGGCAAACGCGACGAACAGCCAGCGCCAGTCCAGCCACTCCAGCAGCAAGGTACCGACCAATGGCCCCAGCAGTGGCGACAACAGGGCGATGTTGGCCAGCAGGGCCATCATGCGCACCGCGTCGGCCTCGCTGAATGCCTCGTTCAACGCCGGGTAGCTGACCGTGACCACGAAGCCCAGGCCGATGCCTTGCAGCAGGCGCAGCAAGTTGAACAGGCCGATATCGTTCGCCCAGAAGGTCGCCAGGCAGGCCACCCCGAAGAGCACGCACCCCGACAACAGCAAGGGCCGTCGGCCAAAGCGGTCGGACAGCGGGCCGATCAGCCATTGCAGGACCACGCCGCCCAGCAGGTACAGGTTCAGGGCGTGGGGAATGTATTGAGGGCTGGCCTTGAGGTCGTCGACCACCACCGGCATGGCGGGCATGACCGCGTCGCTGGCCAGGTAGGTCAGCAACTCGAACAGCGCCAGGGTCAGGCCGAACAGCAAGGCGCGCAGGGGGGTGATGTACAGCAGAGGTTTCATGATGGCTATCAGGTGTGAACAGTGGAGTCAGGGTATATGCCAGATCTGGCGGGCGGTTGGCTGTGAACAAATGTAATGGCCTGAAAAGCAGCGCGGGGCAAGCCCGCTCCCACGATGTCGGTGGGAGCGGGCTTGCCCCGCGCTGGAAAACGACGCGGTGTTACTGGACAGCGGCTTCCTGCACCACGCGAATCACCCGCTGCGGGAACGGAATGTCGATCCCTTCGGCCTTGAGCCGGTCGCGGGCATGTTCGTTGAGCATGAACAACACGTCCCAGTAATCCGGGGTCTTGACCCAAATACGCAGCGACACAGTGATAGAGCTGTCGCCCAGCGTCGATACCACCGCCTGCGGTGCCGGGTCCTGCAGCACACGCGGGTCCTGGGCCAATTCCAGCAGCACGTTGCGCGCCTTCTGCAGGTCGGCGTCATAATCCACACCCACGTCGAACACGACCTTGCGGGTCGGCTGGCGGTTGGCGTTGATGATGATGCCGTTGGACAGGCTGCCGTTGGGCAGGATCACGGTCTTGTTGTCACCGGTGCGCACCACGGTGTGGAAGATCTGGATACTGTCCACGGTGCCCGCGATACCCTGGGCCTCGATCCAGTCGCCGATGCGGAACGGGCGGAATATGAGGATGAGCACGCCACCCGCAAAGTTCGCCAGGCTGCCCTGCAAAGCCAAAGCGAAGGTCAGACCGGCGGCACCGATAGCGGCGACGAACGATGTGGTCGCGATGCCGATCATCGATGCCACGCTGACAACCAGCAGCACCTTCAGCGTGATATTCGCCAGCGTGCTGATAAACCCCTGCAAGGCTTGGTCAGTGCTGCGCATACCCACCAACTTGCCCAGGCGCGCGCTGACCTTGTTGACGAACCACCAGCCGATCGCCAGCGTCAGCAGCGCCAGCAACACGCGGCTGCCATATTCCACGATCAACGGAATCCAGGTCTGCGATTGACGAACCAACTGATCGACTTCAGCGTTCAAATCCATATTTTTCTCCTGATGCCGAGCGGCACGTGCACAGTGAAGCAGGTCGCTAAACGAAAGCGGCCCGGGACCCGATGGACATCACTACGCCATCAAGGTTCCGGGCCGGCGCGATCAATCGCGGAAGTTGTTGAACTGCAGCGGCATGTCGAATTCCTTGGTGCGCAGCAGAGCGATGGCTTCCTGCAGGTCGTCACGCTTCTTGCCGGTCACACGCACCTGCTCGCCCTGGATGGCGGCCTGCACCTTGAGCTTGCCGTCCTTGATGGTGGCGACGATCTTCTTGGCCAGGTCCTTGTCGATGCCTTCGCGGAATTTGGCTTCTTGCTTCTTTTCCTTGCCCGAAGCATAGGGGTCCTTGGTTTCCAGGCACTTGACGTCGATCTTGCGCTTGACCAGCGCCAGGCGCAGGATTTCCAGCATCGCTTCGAGCTGGAACTCCTCTTCGGCGGTCAGCAGCACGGTCTGCTCTTTGTCCTTGAACTCGAAGGTGCCCTTGCCCTTGAGGTCGTAGCGGCGATCGAGATCCTTGATGGCGTTGTCGACAGCGTTCTGCACTTCGTGCTTGTCCAGTTCCGATACCACGTCGAACGAAGGCATGGGTGTTCTCCAGAAAAGAAAGCGCGCTCGTCTGAAGATGGAGCGCGTCGGGTTTGATGGTTAAAATGCGGACTCATTATAACGGGTTGCGAAACGCAGATGAGCAGCACCTGGCACATTCTCGGCGCCGGTAGCCTCGGCAGCCTCTGGGCCTGCCGCCTGGCCCGCGCCGGCAAGGCGGTCCGCCTGATCCTGCGCGATCCGCAGCGTTTGGCCGCCTATCAAGCCGCAGGCGGGCTCACCCTGGTCGAACAGGAAAATGCCAGCCATTACGCGATTCCCGCCGAGACCGGCGATGCACCTGGCCCGATCCATCGCCTGCTGGTCGCCTGCAAGGCCTACGACGCCGCACCCGCCGTGGCGCGCCTGGCCCCGCGGCTGGCCGAAGGGGCGCACGTCGTGCTGTTGCAGAACGGCCTGGGCAGCCAGGACGAGGTGGCCGACCAAGCCCCCCATGCCCGTTGCATCTTCGCCTCCAGCACCGAGGGTGCATTCCGTGAATCCGACTGGCAGGTGCGTTTTGCCGGCCAGGGTTTCAACTGGCTGGGCGACCCCGGCAACCCCGCCACACCGAATTGGTGGGATGACTTGGGCGATGCCGGGATCCCGGCCGAGTGGACCGTCGACATTCTCCCCCGCCTGTGGCGCAAGCTTGCGCTCAACTGTGCGATCAACCCGCTCACCGTGCTGCACGACTGCCAGAACGGCGGCCTGCTCGGCCACCTGGCCGAAGTCGACCAGCTGTGCGACGAGCTGGCCGAACTGCTGCGTCGCTGCGGCCAGCCCAACGCCGCCGACGACCTGCTCGAGGAAGTGCAACGGGTCATTCTCGCCACCGCGGCCAACTACTCTTCCATGTACCAGGATGTCCGCCATGGCCGGCGCACCGAAGTCCACTACCTGCTCGGCCATGCCTGCCGCGCCGCTGAGCGCCATGGCGCGGCCGTACCCCGGCTGGAACGCCTGCACCAGCGCCTGGTCGATAGCCTGAAGGCCCGCGGCCTGCCCAGCGCCTGATGCCAACCACCCAACGGAGATGGAAACCGCCTTGTCCATGACCCTGCGCCAACGCCTGGACAACCTCCCGGTCGGGCAGAAACTGCTGGCGGCCTTGCTGGTGCTGCTGGTCACCATCCTGCTGGTGGCCAACCTGGCGTTCATCAGTGCCGCCTACTGGATCACCCAGGACAGCATGGCGCCGCAGGCCCTGCAGACCATCGGCAAGCTGGTGTCCAACCCGCAGCTGTCCTCGCAGGCCGGGGACTCGCCAGACACCGCAAACGCACTGCTCAAGGAACTCGACAGCTACTCGCAGCTGCGCGCCGCGGCCATCTATGCCAGTGATGGCCGCCTGCTTGCACAGCTTCAGCACGGCGACACGCTCACCCTGCCCAAGCGCTTTCGCAACATCGACGGCTGGCGGCTCATGGAGTTTCGCAGTACCCAGCTGATCCGCCTGCCCCGCGACGGCGGCCCGCCCGCGCACCTGCTGCTGGTGGCCAGCAGCGAACTGCCCACCGCGTTCTATACCGGCACCCTGTCGGCCAGCCTGGCCATCCTGGTGTTCAGCGTGCTGCTGTGGCTGGTCATCGCCCGCCAGATCAAGCGCCTGATCACCCTGCCGATCAACCGCCTCGAGGAGCTGACGCGCCAGGTCACCCGCGAAGAGAGCTACGCCCTGCGCGCCAAGCGTGGCAATGACGACGAGATCGGCAGCCTGGCCGAGGCGTTCAACACCATGCTCTCGCGCATCGAAGCTCGCGAGCAGCAGCTCAAGCGCACCCGTGACGAATTCCAGTCAGCCTACGACCAGGCCCAGGGCCTGGCCGAGGAAACCCGCCATACCAACCGCAAGCTGGAGCTGGAAGTCCAGGTGCGCAGCAAGATCGAGAAAAAGCTCACGGGTTTCCAGAACTACCTCAACAGCATCATCGACTCCATGCCCTCGGCACTGATCGCCCTCGACGAGCAGCTCTATGTCACCCAATGGAACCATGAAGCCACGGTGCTTTCCGGCACCCCCCTGGACGAAGCGCTGAACCAGCCGATCTTCCTCGCCTTCGAGCCCCTCAAGCCGTTCCTGCCGCAACTGAAGGAGAGCGTGGAGAAACACCGGGTGGCGAAGATCGAACGGATCACCTGGCCCAAGGACGAAGACCTGCGCCACTACGCCCTGACCTTCTACCCGCTGACCGGCGGCGGCGGACGCGGCGTGGTGATCCGTATCGACGACATCACCCAGCGCCTGTCCCTGGAAGAGATGATGGTGCAGTCGGAGAAGATGCTCTCGGTCGGCGGGCTGGCCGCGGGCATGGCCCACGAGATCAACAACCCGCTGGGGGCGATCCTGCACAACGTGCAGAACATCCGCAGACGCCTGTCACCGGAGCTTGCGCGCAACCAGGAACAGGCCGCCGAACTGGGTATCGACCTGCCAAGCGTGAACCGCTACCTGGACAGCCGCGAAGTGCCGCAACTGCTCGATGGCATCCAGCAGGCCGGCGCGCGGGCGGCGAAGATCGTCACCCACATGCTCAGCTTCAGCCGCCGCAGCAACCGCCAGCTGGTGCCCTGCGAGCTGCCGGCGCTGATCGACCAGGCGGTGGAGATCGCCAGCAACGACTTCGACCTGACCATCGGTTTCGACTTCAAGGGCCAGGCCATCGTCCGCCAGTTCGACCCGACACTCGGGCCGGTGCCCTGCACCGCCAACGAGCTCGAACAGGTGCTGCTCAACCTGCTGAAGAACGCCGCCCAGGCCATCCACCAGCGCCCGCAGCCCAGCGAGCCCGGGCGGATCATCCTGCGCACCCGGCTCAACCCGCCGTGGGCGGAAATCCAGGTCGAGGACAACGGCATCGGCATGCCCGAGGCGGTGCGCAAGCGCACCTTCGAACCCTTCTTCACCACCAAGGAGATCGGCCAGGGCACGGGGCTGGGGCTGTCGGTCTCTTACTTCATCATCACCAACAACCACAAGGGGCAGATGGAGGTGCAGTCCACACCCGGCCAGGGCACCTGCTTCACCCTACGCCTACCCCTCGGCCAGCCGGCCGCCAGCAAGACGGAGGCATGACATGGGCTATCGCCTGTCGAAGATCTACACCCGCACCGGGGACAAAGGTGAAACAGGACTGGGCGATGGCCGCCGGGTGCCCAAGGACCATCCCCGCATCGAGGCGATCGGCGAGGTGGACAGCCTCAACAGCCAGCTGGGGGTGCTGCTGGCGGGGCTGTCCGACGCGGGTCTGGCTGAGGTGTTCGAGGTACTGGCGCCCTGCCAGCACCGTTTGTTCGACCTCGGGGGCGAGCTGGCGATGCCCAGTTATCAGGCACTGAATGTCGTGGAAGTCGAACGACTGGAAGCGGCCATCGATTTATGGAACGCAGAATTGGGGCCGCTGAAGAACTTCATCCTGCCCAGTGGTTCGGCGCTGGTGGCCCAGGCCCATGTGTGCCGAAGCCAGGCGCGGGCCGCGGAACGGCGCTGCCAGCAGTTGAATGCCGTGGAGCCGTTGGAGGGCGTCGGGTTGGCGTACATCAACCGGCTGTCGGACCTGCTGTTCGTGGCGGCGCGGATCATCGGCCGCCGACAAGGGGTGGCCGAAGTGCTGTGGCAGCCCGCCGGAAAACCATAAGCCTGGAGCCTGTGGGAGCGGGTTTACCCGCGAACAAGGGCGAGGCCCTTGCCATTCACCGCGGTGGCTGATTCGCGGGTAAACCCGCTCCCACAGCCAGGCATGGCTTCAGGCTACAGGCCAGAACGCCCGGATACCGGCAACACCCTGGGCACCAACCTCCCAGGCCTGCTCTCGCTCACCCGGCCCAACACCGCCCAGCAGGAAGACCGGGTGACTGAACTCGGTGATCAACCGCTGCGCCTCACCCCACCCCAGCGGCGTGGCATCGGGATGTGTCTGGGTCGCCTGCACTGGCGACAGGGTGACGAAGTCCACCCCCATCTGCTCGGCCAGCGCCAGCTCCTCGGCGTTGTGGCAGGATGCCGCCAGCCAGCGTTCCTTCGGGAACGGCCGGCCCTTCGCGGCATACTTGCGCAACTGCGCGGCGGTCAGGTGCCAACCCGCCGACGGGAAGTCGCCCAGCCACTCCAACGGCCCCTTGAGCATCAGTTGTGCCTTGCCCGCACACAGCCCGACCGCGTCCACCGCGACATCGCGGTACTTGGGGTCGTACATGTCGGGGGCGCGCAGCTGGATCAGCCTGATCCCGCTGGCCACCGCCTTCTGGATGCCCTTGAGCAGCTGCGGCACCTCCAGGCCATCCGGCGTGATCAGGTACTGATCAGGCAGGCGCGCCGCGGCGACGATGGGCTTGTTGGCCTCGGGGAACTCGTACTGGCCCAGGTCACGCGGCGCTACCCAGGCCAGCGGCTGGCCCTCGGCACCATGGGGTTCTCCGGTGAAGGCGTCAACTTCGCGCACATCCAGCAGCACCTGCTTGTCCGGATAGTCGTGGCTGACCTTGATCAACGGCCGTGAACGCGTGACCTCGATACCCAGCTCCTCGCGCAACTCGCGGGCCAGCGCCGCCTCGACGCCCTCGCCGTCCTCGACCTTGCCACCCGGGAACTCCCACAGGCCGCCCTGGTGTTGCGTGTCAGCGCGACGGGCGATGAGGATACGGCCGTCAGTGCCACGAATGACCGCGGCAACCACATGAATCCGCTTCACCCTTCACGCTCCGCCAGGCCAGCCGTCTGCCAAGCCTGGAACGCAGGCCATTGATAGATGGTTTCGATGTAGGCGGCCGCCGCGGCCGGTACTTCGACACGGTAGGTACGCAGGCGTACGGCCACCGGGGCGAAGAAGGCATCGGCCAGGGTCGGCCGGCCGAACAGGAACGAGCCGCTGTCCTTGGCCACCAGGCGGCATTCGTTCCACAAGGCAACGATGCGGTCGATATCGACCTGCACGTCCAGTGGCACCTCATCCAGCGCCTGGTCGCGCGACAGGTCGAAAGGCATCGCGCCGCGCAAGGCGAAGAAGCCGCTGTGCATCTGCGCGCAGGCCGAACGGGCCTGGGCACGGGCGGCAACATCCTCGGGCCAGAGCCTGGCCTCGGGGTATTGCTCGTTGAGGAATTCGGCGATGGCCAGGGAGTCGGCGATCACGCCATGCTCGGTCTTGAGCAAGGGCACCTTGCCAGTGGCCGAGAACGCGAGGAGGCGCTGGCGGGTGTCTGGCTGGTTGAGCTTGACCAGGGTTTCTTCGTAGGGGGCGCCGGCCAGTTCGAGGGCCAGGGCGCCGCGTAGCGACCAGGAGGAATACAACTTGTCGCCGATGATCAGGTGGTAGCTCATGAAGCTGCTCCATCAGGTTCGGATACGAGGGGCTGCTGCACAGCCTTCGCCGGCAAGCAGGCCCCTACAGAACCTGTGGGAGCGG
This genomic stretch from Pseudomonas entomophila harbors:
- a CDS encoding sensor histidine kinase, with translation MTLRQRLDNLPVGQKLLAALLVLLVTILLVANLAFISAAYWITQDSMAPQALQTIGKLVSNPQLSSQAGDSPDTANALLKELDSYSQLRAAAIYASDGRLLAQLQHGDTLTLPKRFRNIDGWRLMEFRSTQLIRLPRDGGPPAHLLLVASSELPTAFYTGTLSASLAILVFSVLLWLVIARQIKRLITLPINRLEELTRQVTREESYALRAKRGNDDEIGSLAEAFNTMLSRIEAREQQLKRTRDEFQSAYDQAQGLAEETRHTNRKLELEVQVRSKIEKKLTGFQNYLNSIIDSMPSALIALDEQLYVTQWNHEATVLSGTPLDEALNQPIFLAFEPLKPFLPQLKESVEKHRVAKIERITWPKDEDLRHYALTFYPLTGGGGRGVVIRIDDITQRLSLEEMMVQSEKMLSVGGLAAGMAHEINNPLGAILHNVQNIRRRLSPELARNQEQAAELGIDLPSVNRYLDSREVPQLLDGIQQAGARAAKIVTHMLSFSRRSNRQLVPCELPALIDQAVEIASNDFDLTIGFDFKGQAIVRQFDPTLGPVPCTANELEQVLLNLLKNAAQAIHQRPQPSEPGRIILRTRLNPPWAEIQVEDNGIGMPEAVRKRTFEPFFTTKEIGQGTGLGLSVSYFIITNNHKGQMEVQSTPGQGTCFTLRLPLGQPAASKTEA
- a CDS encoding cob(I)yrinic acid a,c-diamide adenosyltransferase translates to MGYRLSKIYTRTGDKGETGLGDGRRVPKDHPRIEAIGEVDSLNSQLGVLLAGLSDAGLAEVFEVLAPCQHRLFDLGGELAMPSYQALNVVEVERLEAAIDLWNAELGPLKNFILPSGSALVAQAHVCRSQARAAERRCQQLNAVEPLEGVGLAYINRLSDLLFVAARIIGRRQGVAEVLWQPAGKP
- a CDS encoding Nudix family hydrolase, coding for MKRIHVVAAVIRGTDGRILIARRADTQHQGGLWEFPGGKVEDGEGVEAALARELREELGIEVTRSRPLIKVSHDYPDKQVLLDVREVDAFTGEPHGAEGQPLAWVAPRDLGQYEFPEANKPIVAAARLPDQYLITPDGLEVPQLLKGIQKAVASGIRLIQLRAPDMYDPKYRDVAVDAVGLCAGKAQLMLKGPLEWLGDFPSAGWHLTAAQLRKYAAKGRPFPKERWLAASCHNAEELALAEQMGVDFVTLSPVQATQTHPDATPLGWGEAQRLITEFSHPVFLLGGVGPGEREQAWEVGAQGVAGIRAFWPVA
- a CDS encoding glutathione S-transferase family protein, translating into MSYHLIIGDKLYSSWSLRGALALELAGAPYEETLVKLNQPDTRQRLLAFSATGKVPLLKTEHGVIADSLAIAEFLNEQYPEARLWPEDVAARAQARSACAQMHSGFFALRGAMPFDLSRDQALDEVPLDVQVDIDRIVALWNECRLVAKDSGSFLFGRPTLADAFFAPVAVRLRTYRVEVPAAAAAYIETIYQWPAFQAWQTAGLAEREG